A portion of the Bacteroides faecium genome contains these proteins:
- a CDS encoding SusC/RagA family TonB-linked outer membrane protein, with protein MKKITRQVSMFLVIGVLGLPATLQAKTGMEVSSPEMVQERVTGTVTDTSGPVIGATIMQKGTTNGTITDMDGKFSLDGVKKGDVIQITYIGYIMQEITYTGKPIKVTLVEDSKKLDEVVVVGYATVKKANLTGAVSAVDSKVLEDRPIINLGQGLQGTIPNLNITTSGQPGKGSTYNVRGETSINGGSPLVLVDGVEMDPNLINPQDVASVSVLKDAASASIYGARAAYGVILITTKTGKKNMPTQVSLDASISFNSPTTRPSYMNSMEYANWMNAANNLTNGRDLFSADEMEHITAYFNDPANNSPVFVTTDPNSWQYGNCQAGKYAYCGNTDWMKEMYKKSYPLQQYNVNISGGSDKATYYTSVGYTDQGSLLRHGDEGFRKFNMVNNINYDINNWLNISMKTSYIRTELSGIVQDGVHGEAWIGNDTQPLMPVKHPDGNWAGQGNYTNFAAVLDEMGSRKTTKNDFWNTLALKLTPLKGMTINMDYTFNYYAEHNKNHIKSFNEYGVDGNFLQVFQYSKPNGVYEGQNNDTYNAFNFFGDYERTFGKHYFKVMAGYNQETKHTRSFYAQREKLISNDLPSMGSATGEKYVGNSDDSWATRSGFFRVNYTYADRYLLELNGRYDLSSKFPKNDRAVFNPSFSVGWKLSEESWFKNPTNGFFDELKIRGSYGSLANQALDNGWHSYLSTYGTGTMSYIMGGAQNQYVSPGGLVSTSITWEKVTQWDLGLDFAILNNRLQGTFDYYQRSTTGMLGAGKVLPGVLGTSEPEENAADMVTRGWELSLSWNDRLENGFHYSASFNLSDTQAEITKFDNPTKSLSSSYYEGQILGDIWGYESTLFQSQAEIDAAPDQSKLDGGIKKVPGDIKFINQNDDNVINNGENTVDNPGDMKIIGNNKARFRYGFNISADWKGVDFGIFFQGVGKRDLMLPATFKWQYGSQWQVPVAAAQDYWREDNTSAYYPVARFNGGSALGQNQTRYLLNAAYLRLKSVSVGYTIPQTLTQQWGIQKCRIYFSGENLLTFKHTPEGFDPELDNPYKYPQQKSLSVGINVTF; from the coding sequence ATGAAAAAAATCACGAGACAAGTCTCCATGTTTTTAGTAATAGGTGTATTGGGGCTCCCCGCCACCTTGCAAGCTAAAACCGGGATGGAAGTTTCAAGCCCTGAAATGGTGCAAGAGAGAGTAACAGGAACAGTCACGGATACTTCCGGTCCCGTCATCGGGGCAACAATCATGCAAAAAGGTACGACAAACGGTACCATTACCGACATGGACGGGAAGTTTTCTTTGGACGGAGTGAAAAAAGGAGATGTAATCCAAATAACTTATATCGGATACATCATGCAAGAAATCACCTACACAGGCAAACCTATCAAAGTGACACTGGTGGAAGACAGTAAGAAACTGGATGAAGTAGTCGTTGTCGGTTATGCCACGGTAAAAAAAGCCAACTTGACAGGTGCCGTTTCTGCCGTTGACAGTAAAGTACTGGAAGACCGCCCGATTATTAACCTCGGACAAGGACTGCAGGGAACGATTCCCAACCTGAACATCACTACCAGCGGACAGCCGGGTAAAGGTTCCACCTACAACGTCCGTGGTGAAACGTCCATTAATGGTGGTAGCCCGTTGGTATTAGTGGACGGAGTAGAAATGGATCCCAACTTAATTAATCCGCAGGACGTTGCCAGTGTATCCGTTTTGAAAGATGCCGCTTCCGCTTCTATCTATGGAGCACGTGCTGCCTATGGTGTAATTTTGATTACCACTAAAACCGGTAAAAAGAATATGCCGACCCAAGTATCACTTGATGCTTCTATATCATTCAACAGCCCGACCACACGTCCCAGCTACATGAACTCCATGGAATATGCCAACTGGATGAACGCAGCCAACAACCTGACTAACGGCCGTGACCTTTTCAGCGCCGATGAAATGGAACATATCACGGCTTATTTCAATGATCCCGCGAACAATTCTCCGGTATTCGTCACCACAGACCCGAACAGTTGGCAGTATGGAAACTGCCAGGCAGGCAAATACGCCTACTGCGGCAACACGGACTGGATGAAAGAAATGTACAAGAAAAGCTACCCGTTACAGCAATATAACGTGAACATCAGCGGTGGTAGCGATAAAGCCACTTATTATACCTCAGTAGGATACACCGACCAAGGCTCACTGCTGCGTCACGGCGACGAAGGATTCCGCAAGTTCAACATGGTGAACAACATCAACTACGACATAAACAACTGGCTGAATATATCTATGAAAACGAGCTATATCCGTACTGAATTATCGGGTATTGTACAAGACGGTGTACATGGCGAAGCATGGATTGGTAACGACACCCAACCCCTAATGCCCGTAAAACATCCCGACGGAAACTGGGCAGGACAGGGCAACTACACCAACTTTGCAGCCGTACTGGACGAAATGGGGTCACGCAAAACGACCAAGAACGACTTTTGGAATACACTGGCATTAAAATTGACACCATTGAAAGGCATGACTATCAACATGGACTACACCTTCAACTATTATGCCGAGCACAATAAAAACCACATCAAATCCTTTAATGAATATGGTGTAGACGGGAATTTCCTGCAAGTGTTCCAATATTCCAAACCGAACGGTGTATATGAAGGACAAAACAACGATACCTACAACGCATTCAATTTCTTCGGCGACTATGAACGTACTTTCGGCAAGCACTACTTCAAAGTGATGGCAGGTTACAACCAGGAAACCAAGCATACACGCAGCTTCTATGCCCAGCGTGAGAAACTGATATCAAACGATCTCCCTTCCATGGGCTCGGCTACAGGTGAAAAATATGTCGGCAACTCTGATGATAGTTGGGCTACAAGAAGCGGATTCTTCCGTGTCAATTATACGTATGCAGACCGTTACTTATTGGAACTGAACGGACGTTACGACCTCTCCTCAAAATTCCCGAAAAATGACCGTGCCGTATTTAATCCCTCTTTCTCAGTAGGCTGGAAACTTTCAGAAGAAAGCTGGTTCAAGAACCCGACCAACGGTTTCTTTGACGAACTGAAAATCAGAGGTTCATACGGTAGCCTTGCCAATCAAGCACTGGACAATGGCTGGCATTCTTATCTGTCCACCTACGGCACCGGAACAATGAGCTATATTATGGGCGGCGCACAGAACCAGTATGTATCTCCCGGCGGCCTGGTAAGTACCTCCATCACTTGGGAGAAAGTTACCCAGTGGGATTTGGGTCTTGATTTCGCTATCCTGAACAACCGCCTGCAGGGAACTTTCGACTACTACCAACGTTCTACCACAGGCATGCTGGGAGCCGGCAAAGTGCTGCCCGGTGTTCTTGGTACAAGTGAACCGGAAGAAAATGCGGCAGATATGGTGACCAGAGGTTGGGAACTTTCCCTCTCCTGGAATGACAGGCTGGAGAATGGCTTCCATTATAGCGCAAGCTTCAACTTATCTGATACACAAGCCGAAATCACCAAGTTTGACAATCCGACGAAGTCTCTTTCCAGTTCTTATTATGAAGGCCAGATATTGGGTGACATTTGGGGATACGAATCTACATTATTCCAATCACAAGCCGAAATAGACGCAGCTCCCGACCAGTCAAAACTGGATGGCGGCATCAAAAAAGTACCGGGTGACATCAAATTCATCAACCAAAATGATGATAACGTAATAAATAACGGTGAGAACACAGTAGACAATCCCGGTGATATGAAAATTATCGGTAATAACAAAGCACGTTTCCGCTATGGTTTCAATATCTCGGCCGACTGGAAAGGGGTTGATTTCGGCATCTTCTTCCAAGGTGTAGGCAAACGTGACCTGATGCTGCCTGCCACATTCAAATGGCAGTATGGCAGCCAGTGGCAAGTCCCGGTGGCTGCCGCACAAGACTACTGGCGCGAGGACAATACCAGCGCATATTACCCCGTCGCACGCTTTAACGGCGGTTCCGCTCTTGGACAAAATCAGACACGTTATCTACTTAACGCCGCCTATCTCCGCCTTAAGTCAGTATCAGTGGGCTATACCATACCACAAACACTGACACAACAATGGGGAATCCAGAAATGCCGCATTTACTTCAGTGGTGAAAACTTGTTGACATTCAAACATACCCCCGAAGGATTCGACCCCGAATTGGACAACCCGTATAAGTACCCACAGCAGAAATCATTATCTGTCGGTATTAATGTCACATTTTAA
- a CDS encoding RagB/SusD family nutrient uptake outer membrane protein has translation MKLKYMIYMSTALLTTGCNDAFLERAPQSLNDQTFWSTANDLKTYANGFYGLIPAGVSNLDDTNSDTQVPNSINTFLWGQYTVPTEGGAWSQSNWSTIRNLNYFMTHYQNAQGTEAEINTYVGEIRFFRALLYFDKIKTLGDVPWLDKDLNVDSEELYGPKTARNEVAKKIIEDLDFAIRWLPEAGSEEANRLNKDIARHVKARICLHEGTYYKYHTELKYTSEADGLLQQAVEASNALIISGKYEIYNTGHPESDYHNLFTMDDKSNLKEAILYIDYIEDKRMHNMSHGTLEANAGFSKDFVDCILYDDGLPKGVTTQPTTDNTIAEEMAGRDPRFSQLIKNDAYLTDEEKEKANYDDNYVDKFHLTGYHTIKGYIPDLPSGYYVEFTDGIAYRYAETLLINAEAKAELKTLTQDDLDNTINELRDRAGMPHLKIEVGFTDPNWPDYGYTLSPILQEIRRERRVELAGEGFRFDDLRRWKAGHLLDNVMTYVGKKLSNGKYAIVYPNYTNDDLSYQEGKSRKWDDKMYLYPIATGELQRNPQLLPQNPGW, from the coding sequence ATGAAACTGAAATATATGATTTATATGTCTACAGCCTTGTTGACAACGGGTTGTAATGACGCCTTCCTCGAAAGGGCTCCGCAAAGCCTGAATGACCAAACTTTCTGGTCTACCGCAAATGACCTCAAAACGTATGCCAACGGTTTTTACGGCCTGATACCTGCCGGAGTCAGCAATCTGGACGACACGAACAGTGACACACAGGTTCCAAACAGTATTAACACTTTCCTGTGGGGACAGTATACAGTACCGACGGAAGGCGGAGCATGGAGCCAGTCCAATTGGTCGACGATACGAAATCTCAACTACTTTATGACTCACTATCAGAACGCCCAAGGCACTGAAGCGGAAATCAACACATATGTGGGTGAGATACGTTTTTTCCGTGCTTTGCTATATTTTGATAAAATAAAGACGTTGGGAGATGTCCCCTGGCTGGATAAAGACTTAAATGTAGACAGCGAAGAACTCTATGGGCCGAAGACTGCACGCAATGAAGTGGCAAAAAAAATCATTGAAGACCTTGACTTCGCCATCCGGTGGCTTCCTGAGGCCGGCAGCGAAGAAGCAAACCGCTTGAACAAAGACATTGCCCGCCATGTGAAAGCGCGCATTTGTCTGCACGAAGGTACTTATTACAAATATCATACAGAACTGAAGTATACAAGTGAAGCCGACGGATTGTTGCAGCAGGCAGTTGAAGCATCCAATGCTCTCATCATTTCCGGAAAATATGAAATATATAATACCGGCCATCCCGAAAGCGACTATCACAATCTTTTCACGATGGATGACAAAAGTAATCTGAAGGAAGCTATTCTATATATTGATTATATAGAAGACAAACGTATGCACAATATGAGCCACGGTACCTTGGAAGCCAATGCCGGCTTCTCTAAAGACTTCGTAGACTGTATTTTATATGACGACGGACTTCCTAAAGGAGTGACCACCCAACCCACAACAGACAATACCATCGCAGAAGAAATGGCGGGTCGTGACCCTCGTTTCTCCCAACTCATCAAAAACGATGCATACCTGACAGACGAAGAGAAGGAAAAAGCTAATTATGATGACAATTATGTAGACAAATTCCACCTGACCGGCTACCATACTATTAAGGGGTATATCCCCGACTTGCCATCAGGCTATTATGTTGAATTTACAGACGGCATCGCTTATCGTTATGCAGAAACATTATTAATCAACGCCGAAGCCAAAGCAGAGCTTAAGACATTAACCCAGGATGATTTGGACAATACCATCAATGAATTACGCGACCGCGCAGGGATGCCACACTTGAAAATAGAAGTAGGATTTACAGATCCCAATTGGCCTGACTACGGATACACCCTTTCTCCCATATTACAGGAAATACGCCGCGAACGCCGCGTAGAACTGGCAGGAGAAGGTTTCCGTTTTGACGACCTGCGCCGCTGGAAGGCCGGTCATTTACTGGATAATGTAATGACATATGTCGGCAAGAAACTATCCAACGGAAAATATGCAATTGTATATCCCAACTATACCAATGACGACCTCTCCTATCAAGAGGGAAAAAGCCGCAAATGGGACGACAAAATGTATTTATATCCAATAGCCACAGGTGAATTGCAGCGCAACCCCCAATTATTGCCGCAAAATCCGGGATGGTAA
- a CDS encoding efflux RND transporter periplasmic adaptor subunit: protein MNKKTKWGIIILVGAGIIGGGIYSQLPKENDELAAAEKVMGGNKKKGRQILNVNAKVIKPQSLTDEFTTTGVLLPDEEVDLSFETSGKIVEINFNEGTPVKKGQLLAKVNDRQLQAQLQRLVSQLKLAEDRVFRQDALLKRDAVSKEAYEQVKTDLATLNADIEIIKTNIELTELRAPFDGVIGLRQVSVGTYASPTTVVAKLTKIAPLKVEFSVPERYAKQIKKGTNLNFSVEGNLDAFGAQVYAVESSIDPNLHQFTARALYPNVNHILLPGRYASVLLKKDEIKNAIAIPTEAIVPEMGKDKVYLYKSGKAEPVDITTGIRTASEVQVIRGLHMGDTIITSGTLQLRTGLAVTLDNID, encoded by the coding sequence ATGAATAAGAAAACTAAATGGGGCATCATTATTCTTGTCGGTGCCGGTATCATTGGTGGAGGAATCTACTCACAATTACCAAAAGAGAACGACGAACTAGCTGCTGCCGAAAAGGTGATGGGTGGCAATAAGAAAAAGGGAAGGCAGATTTTGAATGTGAACGCTAAAGTCATAAAGCCACAATCCCTGACAGATGAATTTACAACCACAGGTGTACTTCTGCCCGATGAAGAAGTGGATTTATCTTTCGAGACTTCCGGAAAGATCGTCGAAATCAATTTTAACGAAGGTACACCGGTGAAAAAAGGTCAGTTACTTGCCAAAGTGAATGACCGGCAGTTGCAGGCACAATTGCAACGTCTCGTTTCGCAATTGAAGCTGGCGGAAGATCGTGTGTTTCGCCAAGATGCGTTATTGAAGCGGGATGCTGTCAGTAAGGAAGCCTACGAACAGGTTAAGACGGATTTAGCCACCCTGAATGCTGACATAGAAATAATCAAGACCAATATTGAATTGACTGAGCTTCGCGCCCCGTTCGATGGGGTTATCGGACTTCGCCAAGTCAGTGTCGGTACATACGCCTCCCCTACCACGGTTGTTGCCAAGCTGACTAAAATAGCTCCATTAAAAGTAGAATTTTCCGTACCGGAACGCTACGCCAAACAGATTAAAAAAGGGACTAACCTGAACTTCAGCGTTGAAGGAAACCTGGATGCTTTCGGTGCACAGGTTTATGCCGTAGAATCATCTATTGACCCTAACTTGCACCAGTTTACGGCACGTGCGCTCTATCCCAATGTTAATCACATCCTGCTTCCCGGCCGTTATGCTAGTGTATTATTGAAAAAAGACGAGATAAAGAATGCCATCGCTATCCCGACAGAAGCGATTGTACCGGAAATGGGTAAAGATAAAGTCTACCTGTATAAATCAGGAAAAGCCGAACCGGTAGATATTACCACCGGCATCCGCACCGCATCCGAAGTACAAGTGATAAGAGGATTGCACATGGGAGATACCATTATCACTTCGGGAACATTACAGCTCCGCACCGGACTCGCTGTGACACTTGACAATATTGATTAA
- a CDS encoding efflux RND transporter permease subunit: MNISELSIRRPVLATVLTIIILLFGFIGYNYLGVREYPSVDNPIISVSCSYPGANADVIENQITEPLEQNINGIPGIRSLSSVSQQGQSRITVEFELSVDLETAANDVRDKVSRAQRYLPRDCDPPTVSKADADAMPILMVALQSDKRTLLELSEIADLTVKEQLQTISDVSSVSIWGEKRFSMRLWLDPVKMAGYGITPIDVKNAVDNENVELPSGSIEGNTTELTIRTLGLMHTADEFNDLIIKEANNRIVRFSDIGRAELGPADIKSYMKMNGVPMVGVVVIPQPGANHIEIANAVYQRMEQMKKDLPEDVHYNYGFDNTKFIRASINEVKSTVYEAFILVIIIIFLFLRDWRVTLVPCIVIPVSLIGAFFVMYLAGFSINVLSMLAIVLSVGLVVDDAIVMTENIYIRIEKGMSPKEAGIEGAKEIFFAVISTTITLVAVFFPIVFMDGMTGRLFREFSIVISGSVIISSFAALTFTPMLATKLLIKREKQSWFYAKTEPFFEGMNRLYSRSLAAFLRKRWIALPFTLITMCLIGILWNVVPAEMAPLEDRSQISISTRGAEGVTYEYIRDYTEDINQLVDSILPDAEAVTARVSSGSGNVRITLKDMKDRDYTQMDVAEKISKAVQKKTMARSFVQQQSSFGGRRGSMPVQYVLQATNLEKLEEVLPKFMAKVYENPVFQMADVDLKFSKPEARIQINRDKASIMGVSTKNIAQTLQYGLSGQRMGYFYMNGKQYEILGEINRQQRNKPADLKAIYIRSNNGDMIQLDNLIELESGIAPPKLYRYNRFVSATISAGLADGKTIGQGLDEMDKIAKETLDDTFRTALSGDSKEYRESSSSLMFAFILAILLIYLILAAQFESFKDPLIIMLTVPLAIAGALVFMYFTDITMNIFSQIGIIMLIGLVAKNGILIVEFANQKQEAGEDKMSAIKDAALQRLRPILMTSASTVLGLIPLAFATGEGCNQRIAMGTAVVGGMVVSTLLTMYIVPAIYSYISTNRIKKLGE, translated from the coding sequence ATGAATATATCCGAATTAAGCATACGCCGCCCGGTATTAGCTACCGTACTGACAATCATTATCCTACTCTTCGGATTCATCGGATACAACTATTTGGGTGTCCGCGAATATCCATCAGTGGATAATCCGATTATTTCCGTCAGCTGCTCCTACCCGGGAGCCAATGCCGACGTTATCGAGAACCAGATTACCGAACCGTTGGAACAGAATATCAATGGTATTCCGGGCATCCGCTCTTTGTCCAGTGTCAGCCAACAGGGACAAAGCCGTATCACGGTAGAATTTGAATTGTCTGTCGACCTGGAAACGGCTGCCAATGACGTGCGTGACAAGGTTTCGCGTGCACAACGTTATTTGCCGCGAGACTGTGACCCGCCTACCGTATCTAAAGCTGACGCAGATGCCATGCCTATCTTGATGGTTGCCCTTCAAAGCGACAAGCGCACCCTATTGGAATTGAGTGAAATCGCCGATCTGACTGTCAAGGAACAGTTGCAGACTATTTCCGACGTTAGTAGTGTATCTATCTGGGGAGAGAAACGTTTTTCCATGCGCCTCTGGCTAGACCCTGTAAAGATGGCAGGTTACGGAATTACTCCTATCGACGTTAAGAATGCAGTAGATAATGAGAATGTGGAACTTCCTTCAGGCAGTATCGAAGGAAACACAACCGAACTCACGATTCGTACATTAGGATTGATGCACACCGCAGATGAATTCAATGATTTGATTATCAAGGAAGCGAACAACCGTATCGTACGTTTCAGTGATATCGGGCGTGCCGAACTGGGTCCTGCCGATATCAAAAGCTACATGAAGATGAACGGTGTGCCGATGGTGGGTGTGGTAGTCATCCCGCAACCGGGAGCCAATCATATCGAAATTGCAAATGCTGTATATCAGCGCATGGAGCAAATGAAGAAAGACTTGCCGGAAGATGTACATTATAACTATGGTTTTGATAATACCAAGTTTATCCGTGCGTCTATCAATGAGGTGAAGTCTACTGTATATGAAGCATTTATACTCGTTATCATCATCATTTTCCTTTTCCTCCGCGACTGGCGTGTCACATTGGTACCTTGTATTGTAATTCCTGTCTCCCTAATCGGTGCGTTCTTTGTCATGTATCTGGCAGGATTCTCTATCAATGTGCTTTCGATGCTTGCCATCGTATTGTCCGTAGGGCTAGTGGTAGATGACGCTATCGTTATGACGGAGAATATCTATATCCGTATAGAAAAAGGAATGAGTCCGAAAGAAGCGGGAATAGAAGGAGCAAAAGAGATTTTCTTTGCCGTTATCTCAACGACTATCACATTGGTTGCCGTATTCTTCCCTATTGTCTTTATGGATGGAATGACGGGACGACTTTTCCGGGAATTCAGTATCGTAATCTCCGGTTCGGTTATCATTTCTTCGTTTGCCGCACTGACTTTCACACCGATGCTGGCAACAAAACTGCTTATAAAACGGGAAAAACAAAGTTGGTTCTATGCGAAAACAGAGCCTTTCTTTGAAGGTATGAACCGGCTATACAGCCGTTCACTGGCTGCTTTCCTGCGGAAACGATGGATTGCACTTCCCTTCACGCTCATCACAATGTGTCTTATCGGCATCCTTTGGAATGTGGTTCCGGCGGAAATGGCTCCTCTTGAAGACCGTTCGCAAATCAGTATCAGCACACGTGGCGCTGAAGGGGTGACTTATGAGTATATACGGGATTATACGGAAGACATCAATCAACTTGTAGACTCCATTCTTCCTGATGCAGAAGCTGTTACTGCCCGTGTGTCCAGTGGTAGCGGAAATGTGCGTATCACTTTGAAAGATATGAAGGACCGTGATTATACGCAGATGGATGTTGCCGAGAAAATCTCGAAAGCTGTACAGAAAAAGACAATGGCACGCTCGTTCGTACAGCAGCAATCTTCTTTCGGCGGACGCCGTGGAAGTATGCCTGTCCAATATGTACTTCAGGCCACTAACCTGGAAAAACTGGAAGAGGTATTACCTAAGTTTATGGCTAAGGTGTACGAGAATCCGGTCTTTCAGATGGCGGACGTTGACTTGAAGTTCAGTAAACCGGAAGCCCGTATTCAGATTAACCGTGACAAGGCCAGTATCATGGGAGTAAGTACCAAGAACATTGCTCAAACCTTGCAATACGGATTGAGCGGACAGCGTATGGGATATTTCTACATGAACGGAAAACAATATGAAATCCTTGGTGAAATCAATCGCCAACAGAGAAATAAACCGGCTGACCTAAAAGCCATTTATATCCGCAGCAATAACGGGGATATGATACAATTGGATAACCTCATTGAATTAGAAAGTGGTATTGCACCTCCCAAATTGTATCGTTACAACCGTTTTGTATCGGCAACTATTTCAGCAGGATTGGCTGATGGAAAAACAATCGGGCAAGGTTTGGACGAAATGGATAAGATAGCGAAGGAAACATTGGATGACACATTCCGTACCGCTCTCTCGGGTGATTCCAAGGAGTACCGGGAAAGTTCTTCCAGCTTGATGTTTGCCTTTATCTTGGCTATTCTTCTGATTTACTTAATTTTGGCAGCACAGTTCGAAAGTTTCAAAGACCCGCTGATTATCATGTTGACAGTGCCGCTGGCTATTGCCGGAGCGTTGGTATTCATGTATTTCACCGATATTACAATGAATATCTTTAGCCAGATTGGTATTATCATGCTGATTGGCCTGGTGGCGAAGAACGGTATTTTGATTGTAGAATTCGCCAATCAGAAACAGGAAGCCGGAGAGGACAAGATGAGTGCCATCAAAGATGCCGCACTGCAACGTCTCCGACCGATTCTGATGACAAGTGCTTCTACGGTTCTGGGACTTATTCCACTGGCATTTGCCACCGGAGAAGGTTGCAATCAACGTATTGCCATGGGTACGGCGGTAGTCGGCGGTATGGTAGTATCCACATTGCTCACCATGTATATTGTACCGGCTATTTACAGTTATATTTCGACAAACCGAATCAAAAAACTAGGAGAATGA
- a CDS encoding TolC family protein: protein MKQKDIRMKRIIYIVTSCVFLSVSTVKAQQVLTLKECLEEGLQNNYSLRIVHNEEQISKNNATLGNAGYLPTLDFSAGYAGNLDNIESKARATGEITKNNGVYDQTVNVGLNLNWTIFDGFNISTTYKQLKELERQGETNTRIAIEDFIADLTSEYYNFIQQKIRLKNFHYAMSLSKERLRIAEASHLVGKFSGLDYQQAKVDFNADSAQYIKQQELLHSSRIQLNELMANNNVNQVIIIKDSTIDVHSNLKFEDLWNSTLSTNASLLRADQNTTLAQLDYKKINSRNYPYLKLNTGYGYTFNKYDINATSRRGNLGFNAGVTVGFNIFDGNRRREKRNATLSFKNRRLERQNLELALRSDLSNLWQAYRNNLQLLNLERQNLITAKDNHDIAMDRYIQGDLSGFEVREAQKSLLDAEERILSAEYNTKLCEISLLQISGKITKYLEE, encoded by the coding sequence ATGAAACAGAAAGATATTCGTATGAAACGTATCATATACATCGTCACCTCATGTGTCTTCTTATCAGTTTCTACTGTAAAGGCACAACAGGTGCTTACCTTGAAAGAGTGCCTGGAAGAAGGATTACAAAATAATTATTCTTTGCGTATCGTCCATAATGAAGAGCAAATCAGCAAGAACAATGCGACATTGGGAAATGCAGGTTATTTGCCGACTTTGGACTTCTCCGCCGGATATGCCGGAAACTTGGATAATATTGAAAGCAAAGCTCGTGCTACCGGAGAAATAACCAAGAACAACGGAGTATATGACCAAACGGTCAACGTCGGTCTCAACCTTAACTGGACTATCTTTGACGGATTCAATATCAGTACGACTTACAAACAGTTGAAAGAGTTGGAGCGACAGGGAGAAACCAACACCCGCATCGCTATCGAGGACTTTATTGCCGACCTGACATCGGAGTACTACAACTTTATTCAGCAGAAGATTCGTCTGAAAAACTTTCATTACGCAATGTCACTCTCTAAAGAGCGTCTGCGTATCGCGGAAGCGAGCCACCTTGTCGGTAAGTTTTCGGGATTGGATTATCAGCAGGCAAAGGTTGACTTCAATGCAGATAGCGCCCAGTACATAAAACAACAGGAGTTACTGCACTCTTCACGTATCCAGTTGAATGAATTGATGGCTAATAATAATGTCAATCAAGTTATTATCATCAAAGATTCTACCATTGATGTACACAGCAATCTAAAGTTCGAAGATTTATGGAATTCTACGTTGTCGACGAATGCTTCTTTGTTAAGAGCTGACCAAAACACCACGTTGGCACAACTGGATTATAAAAAGATAAACTCACGCAACTATCCCTATCTCAAATTGAATACCGGATACGGATATACCTTTAATAAATATGACATTAACGCTACCAGTAGAAGGGGCAACCTGGGGTTCAATGCCGGAGTAACTGTCGGATTTAATATATTCGACGGAAATCGCCGCCGCGAAAAGCGTAATGCGACTCTTTCTTTTAAAAACAGACGCCTGGAACGGCAGAACCTTGAACTGGCACTTCGCTCCGACCTCAGCAATTTATGGCAGGCTTATCGCAACAATCTTCAATTGTTGAATCTGGAACGACAGAATCTTATAACTGCCAAAGATAACCATGATATTGCCATGGACCGTTATATCCAGGGAGACTTGTCAGGATTTGAAGTGCGTGAAGCGCAAAAGAGCTTGCTGGATGCAGAAGAACGTATCCTCTCTGCAGAATATAATACCAAACTTTGTGAGATTTCCTTGTTACAGATTAGTGGAAAGATTACGAAGTATCTGGAAGAATAA